Proteins from a genomic interval of Corynebacterium freiburgense:
- the ilvN gene encoding acetolactate synthase small subunit — protein sequence MSETDVTRHTLSVLVHDSEGIISRVAGMFTRRSFSIVSITSATTENDGINRITIVVDADELNIEQITKQLNKIVPVLKVVRLPEENSVSRALMLVKVSADATNRPQVVDAANIFRARVIDVAPDSVVIEATGSPGKLKALLEVLAPFGIRELLQSGLIALNRGPKTMAPNYLT from the coding sequence ATGTCTGAAACTGATGTCACTCGCCATACGCTGAGTGTCTTGGTCCACGATAGTGAAGGCATTATTTCCCGCGTGGCAGGTATGTTTACGCGCCGTTCCTTCAGCATTGTTTCGATCACGTCGGCTACCACAGAAAACGATGGTATAAATCGAATCACCATTGTCGTGGATGCAGACGAGCTCAATATCGAACAGATCACCAAACAACTCAATAAGATCGTTCCGGTGCTTAAGGTTGTTCGGTTACCAGAAGAAAACTCTGTTTCACGGGCTCTAATGCTTGTTAAGGTTTCGGCTGATGCAACGAACCGTCCACAGGTTGTCGACGCCGCGAATATCTTCCGCGCCCGCGTTATTGATGTGGCGCCGGATTCGGTGGTGATTGAAGCGACCGGTAGTCCCGGCAAACTAAAGGCTTTGCTAGAAGTTCTTGCTCCGTTTGGTATCCGCGAGCTTTTGCAGTCTGGCTTGATTGCTTTGAACCGTGGTCCCAAAACGATGGCGCCGAATTATTTAACTTAA
- a CDS encoding DoxX family protein: protein MSDNTREPENSEVENLEVPTSRKEGDVYARAGRVAPQKIPAAPQQTPTPEEEPAPVPFSEQTPTVTFDPREHLDEDVDIPVAPPQFVQAPQTPAHPSDAPTTVFEPQAAEPKPIPSRSATAEGAKTSPSDDPKVEAMHSPATPAGEPTVMFDAPSVRQNPGFTLPEPGEEDLHTAQGRSDFQSRPEQTTTLPPYSQVTADEQFRNNPSDSVVSQGAPVAVAEEHSAVPAESLPPQADARRGTIDFGIFIIRAVFGFFLIFLSVKTFFQLGGDTGLAGLEAEYANYLQPGILAVAIPAMLLTAGVFLLLGLVTPVAAAIATTGTAFEALHLIDTDGEAFNLLRIGDGVILGIIFVAISIGLQFTGPGRLSLDFGRSWARRPLISSWVFALLGLAGAAALWWFGAGVNPFN from the coding sequence ATGAGCGACAACACTCGTGAACCTGAAAATTCTGAAGTAGAGAATTTGGAAGTTCCTACGTCCCGTAAAGAAGGAGATGTCTATGCGCGGGCGGGTCGAGTAGCGCCCCAAAAAATTCCTGCGGCGCCTCAACAAACACCGACGCCTGAAGAAGAACCGGCTCCGGTGCCGTTTTCGGAGCAGACGCCTACCGTGACATTTGATCCTCGGGAGCACCTCGATGAAGATGTAGATATTCCCGTCGCTCCACCACAATTTGTGCAGGCGCCACAGACCCCAGCGCACCCCTCGGATGCGCCCACAACAGTGTTTGAACCGCAAGCTGCGGAGCCAAAGCCTATTCCAAGTCGGAGCGCTACTGCAGAAGGTGCAAAGACCTCTCCAAGTGATGATCCGAAAGTAGAGGCTATGCACTCCCCAGCAACGCCAGCAGGTGAGCCAACGGTAATGTTTGACGCACCTTCAGTGCGCCAAAACCCGGGCTTTACATTGCCGGAGCCAGGGGAAGAGGATCTTCATACTGCGCAAGGCAGATCAGATTTCCAATCGCGACCGGAGCAAACAACCACGCTACCGCCATATAGTCAGGTAACTGCGGATGAGCAATTCCGTAATAATCCAAGTGATTCTGTGGTGTCTCAAGGCGCCCCAGTTGCGGTAGCAGAGGAACATAGTGCTGTGCCAGCAGAGAGTCTGCCACCGCAAGCGGATGCGCGGCGCGGCACAATCGATTTCGGCATTTTTATTATTCGTGCCGTATTCGGCTTTTTCCTAATCTTTTTATCAGTTAAAACCTTCTTCCAACTTGGCGGAGATACTGGATTAGCCGGGCTGGAAGCGGAATATGCTAATTACCTCCAACCAGGAATACTGGCAGTAGCAATTCCAGCTATGTTGCTTACTGCCGGGGTATTTCTACTTCTTGGTTTAGTCACTCCTGTGGCCGCAGCGATTGCAACCACTGGTACGGCTTTCGAGGCATTACATCTTATTGATACCGATGGTGAAGCTTTTAACCTGCTCAGGATTGGTGATGGTGTAATTCTTGGCATTATCTTTGTGGCAATTTCGATTGGATTGCAATTTACTGGGCCGGGACGATTGTCGCTAGACTTTGGCCGCAGTTGGGCTCGTCGTCCACTGATTAGCTCCTGGGTGTTTGCCCTTTTAGGGTTGGCGGGTGCTGCAGCACTGTGGTGGTTTGGTGCGGGAGTGAACCCGTTTAACTAA
- a CDS encoding acetolactate synthase large subunit has translation MNVAPRPQPTPASVAAARDRRNSAKPERMTGAQAIVRSLEELGTDVVFGLPGGAVLPLYDPIYASTKLRHILVRHEQGAGHAATGYAQASGKIGVCIATSGPGATNLVTPIADANLDSVPLVAITGQVGHTLLGTDAFQEADIRGITMPITKHNFMVTDPNDIPAALAEAFHLASTGRPGAVLVDIPKDIQNAPMDFIWPPKINLPGYRPVTTPHNRQIEEAVRLISKAKRPVFYIGGGVIKANASAQLKDLAEYLGIPVVTTLMALGAFPDSHPLHAGMPGMHGSVSAVAAMQRSDLLITIGARFDDRVTGDVKSFAPAAKVIHADIDPAEIGKIRKADVPIVGDAGEILTALHKVYQAQIGDAPAVSAWRAYLDGLKERFPRGWDPQDGGELSPQFVINTLSKQVGPDAIYCAGVGQHQMWSAQFIDFEKPRTWLNSGGLGTMGYAVPAAMGAKAACPDKEVWAVDGDGCFQMTNQELVTCAVEGFPIKIAVINNGNLGMVRQWQTLFYEGRYSNTKLREQDNYLPDFVALAESLGCAAFRVTKEEDVIPTIEKARQINDRPVVIDFIVGEDAQVWPMVSAGSSNSDIQYARGLRPLFDEDSAGENPAAIDLAVDAQYAPKEMI, from the coding sequence GTGAACGTGGCACCTCGACCACAACCAACACCCGCCTCGGTTGCCGCTGCGCGGGATCGCCGTAACTCGGCCAAACCAGAACGAATGACCGGCGCCCAGGCGATCGTTCGTTCGTTAGAAGAATTGGGAACCGATGTAGTATTCGGACTTCCTGGCGGTGCAGTGTTGCCCCTATATGACCCAATCTATGCATCGACCAAACTTCGTCATATTTTGGTGCGTCATGAGCAAGGAGCAGGTCACGCTGCCACAGGATATGCGCAGGCGTCTGGGAAAATTGGTGTCTGTATCGCAACTTCAGGGCCGGGTGCTACGAACCTAGTAACACCCATTGCTGACGCAAACCTTGACTCGGTCCCACTCGTAGCAATTACCGGGCAGGTTGGGCACACACTTCTTGGTACAGATGCGTTCCAAGAAGCGGATATCCGGGGCATTACTATGCCGATTACTAAACACAATTTTATGGTTACGGATCCGAATGACATTCCAGCGGCGCTGGCAGAGGCATTTCACCTCGCTTCTACCGGCCGCCCAGGTGCTGTGCTCGTGGATATTCCAAAAGATATTCAAAACGCGCCAATGGATTTTATCTGGCCACCAAAGATTAATTTACCGGGATACCGCCCAGTAACCACGCCTCATAACCGCCAGATCGAGGAGGCTGTACGCCTTATTTCAAAGGCGAAACGTCCAGTGTTCTACATTGGCGGTGGGGTGATTAAAGCAAATGCCTCAGCGCAGTTAAAAGACCTTGCGGAGTATTTGGGGATCCCTGTGGTAACCACATTAATGGCGCTCGGAGCGTTTCCTGATTCGCATCCGCTGCACGCTGGTATGCCTGGGATGCATGGTTCCGTATCTGCCGTTGCTGCGATGCAGCGTAGTGACTTACTGATTACGATCGGTGCGCGATTTGATGACCGTGTGACTGGTGATGTGAAATCTTTTGCCCCAGCAGCGAAGGTAATCCATGCCGATATCGACCCTGCGGAAATCGGAAAGATCCGTAAAGCTGATGTGCCGATCGTGGGTGATGCTGGTGAGATTCTTACTGCATTGCACAAGGTGTATCAGGCTCAAATTGGGGATGCACCTGCGGTTTCCGCGTGGCGGGCATACCTCGATGGTTTAAAGGAGCGATTCCCTCGTGGGTGGGATCCGCAGGATGGTGGTGAGCTCTCACCCCAGTTTGTAATTAATACTTTGTCCAAGCAGGTAGGGCCAGATGCGATCTATTGTGCTGGTGTTGGACAACACCAGATGTGGTCAGCGCAATTTATAGACTTTGAAAAACCACGCACTTGGTTGAATTCCGGTGGTTTGGGAACAATGGGGTATGCAGTGCCAGCCGCAATGGGTGCTAAGGCCGCCTGCCCTGATAAAGAAGTATGGGCAGTTGATGGAGATGGTTGTTTCCAAATGACCAACCAAGAACTTGTCACTTGTGCCGTTGAAGGTTTCCCAATCAAAATTGCGGTTATCAATAACGGCAATTTGGGCATGGTTCGCCAATGGCAAACACTGTTTTATGAGGGTCGTTATTCGAATACGAAATTGCGGGAGCAGGATAACTATCTTCCGGATTTTGTTGCGCTTGCTGAGTCCCTTGGGTGTGCCGCGTTCCGCGTCACCAAAGAGGAGGACGTGATTCCAACCATTGAAAAGGCGCGGCAGATTAATGACCGCCCAGTGGTTATTGATTTTATTGTTGGTGAGGATGCCCAGGTATGGCCAATGGTTTCTGCTGGTAGCTCCAATTCCGATATCCAGTATGCACGTGGTTTGCGCCCATTGTTTGATGAAGATTCCGCTGGTGAGAATCCTGCCGCGATCGATTTGGCAGTCGATGCGCAATACGCTCCTAAGGAGATGATCTAA
- the ilvD gene encoding dihydroxy-acid dehydratase, producing MIPLRSKVTTIGRNAAGARALWRATGMTDTDFGKPIIAIANSFTEFVPGHVHLRDVGKIVAKAIEEAGGVAKEFNTIAVDDGIAMGHGGMLYSLPSREIIADSVEYMVNAHTADAIVCISNCDKITPGMLNAALRLNIPVVFVSGGPMEAGKAVVVDGVAHAPTDLVTAISASASQAVSDAGLDSVERSACPTCGSCSGMFTANSMNCLTEALGLSLPGNGSTLATHQARKALFERAGALIVELCRRYYGEGDESVLPRNIATRKAFDNAMALDMAMGGSTNTVLHILAAAQEGEVDFNLDDIDALSRKVGCLSKVSPNSDYHMEDVHRAGGIPAILGELNRGGLLHTEVHSVHSPTLEQWLNDWDIRGGKATEEAIRLFHAAPGGMRTTQAFSTNNQWDSLDTDQEHGCIRSVAHAYTTDGGLAVLRGNLAIDGAIIKAAGIDESFWHFTGPARVVESQEEAVSVILKREIQPGEVLVVRYEGPSGGPGMQEMLHPTAFLKGAGLGTKCALVTDGRFSGGSSGLSIGHISPEAAHGGVIGLIQDGDIITIDVHTRELSVALTDKELAERRAAMEASEHPWQPKNRNRKVTKALQAYAKMATSADKGAVRQI from the coding sequence ATGATCCCCCTACGCTCAAAAGTCACCACTATCGGACGAAATGCTGCCGGCGCTCGCGCACTGTGGCGAGCAACCGGTATGACCGACACTGACTTTGGCAAACCAATTATCGCAATTGCCAATTCTTTTACTGAATTTGTACCCGGGCATGTTCATCTCCGGGATGTTGGCAAGATAGTAGCCAAAGCTATTGAGGAAGCCGGTGGTGTAGCAAAAGAATTTAATACCATTGCCGTAGACGACGGTATTGCTATGGGCCATGGCGGCATGTTGTACTCACTTCCCAGCCGGGAAATTATCGCCGATAGCGTCGAATACATGGTCAATGCGCATACCGCTGACGCCATAGTGTGTATTTCCAATTGCGATAAAATCACCCCAGGCATGCTGAATGCCGCCCTACGCCTTAATATCCCGGTGGTTTTTGTTTCAGGTGGGCCTATGGAAGCCGGAAAAGCAGTCGTTGTAGACGGTGTAGCCCACGCTCCCACTGATCTTGTTACCGCAATTTCCGCCTCCGCATCACAGGCAGTGTCTGACGCTGGACTCGATTCTGTTGAACGATCCGCATGCCCGACCTGCGGCTCATGCTCCGGTATGTTTACCGCAAACTCTATGAACTGCCTTACCGAAGCACTCGGACTTTCGCTTCCTGGCAATGGTTCAACACTTGCCACGCATCAAGCGCGTAAAGCGCTCTTTGAACGCGCTGGCGCGCTCATTGTTGAGCTATGCCGCCGCTACTACGGCGAAGGCGATGAATCTGTATTACCGCGAAATATTGCCACCCGCAAAGCATTTGATAATGCCATGGCACTCGATATGGCAATGGGCGGTTCTACCAATACGGTGCTACATATTTTGGCGGCAGCACAAGAAGGTGAAGTAGATTTCAACCTTGATGATATTGATGCGCTTTCCAGAAAAGTAGGGTGCCTTTCCAAGGTTTCACCAAACTCGGACTATCACATGGAAGATGTTCACCGCGCTGGTGGCATTCCAGCAATTCTTGGTGAGCTTAACCGTGGCGGATTATTACACACCGAAGTGCATTCCGTGCACTCTCCAACCCTGGAACAGTGGCTTAATGATTGGGATATTCGCGGCGGTAAAGCCACCGAAGAGGCAATCCGGCTTTTCCATGCCGCCCCTGGTGGTATGCGAACCACCCAGGCATTTTCCACAAATAATCAATGGGACAGCCTAGACACCGATCAAGAACACGGATGTATTCGTTCTGTAGCGCACGCATATACCACCGATGGTGGATTGGCAGTCCTGCGGGGAAACCTAGCCATTGATGGCGCGATCATTAAAGCAGCTGGCATTGATGAATCTTTCTGGCACTTCACCGGACCAGCTCGCGTGGTGGAAAGCCAGGAAGAAGCTGTTTCCGTAATTCTTAAACGTGAAATTCAACCAGGTGAAGTACTTGTAGTGCGCTATGAAGGGCCTTCAGGTGGCCCAGGTATGCAAGAAATGCTTCACCCAACGGCATTCCTTAAAGGCGCAGGCTTAGGCACTAAATGTGCGCTGGTTACTGATGGTCGCTTCTCTGGCGGCTCATCCGGCCTATCTATTGGCCATATCTCTCCAGAGGCAGCACACGGAGGCGTTATTGGACTTATCCAAGACGGCGATATTATTACGATCGATGTACATACGCGTGAACTTTCCGTTGCACTCACCGATAAAGAACTAGCTGAACGACGCGCTGCAATGGAAGCTAGTGAGCATCCGTGGCAACCGAAAAATCGTAATCGGAAGGTCACAAAAGCTCTGCAAGCATATGCAAAAATGGCAACATCTGCGGATAAAGGTGCGGTCCGTCAGATCTAA
- a CDS encoding mechanosensitive ion channel family protein, producing MPFAYILYSAWRWLLDPGISLAIYLVIAFLIPRIGRFAIRFFTRRVDLDEQDSKTRLALVGTAVYMAQLVAYFFLIVAVLNSLGVPLAGAAIPATVISAAVGLGAQSIIADFLAGFFILSEKQFGVGDWVAFQGPGVNIEGDVIQITMRATKVRTLQGETVIIPNSTARVCVNHSNIWARAVVIIPVPLLGSTSIHEAISRSERAARRALARPDIAPDVTGELDVHPAVGISQPTTVGMPWLVEMRFIVQVNPARQWAVERAIRTCILDEFWEEYGSATTTSGAVRNKLEREAPVVLERVFTKEPKIDVPIPSPDTATFSAPKRNKEASRDDISVENPENAPIDEQESMEPEGVFRTVTYPSRFARFFSFGGRVRPSTTGLFAILFGLFILKGFTVEAGEEWEDSRGWLAPTAATKTTTTPKTSETPTSEESTVTQETPTTIVSTTPTPTTASVTPTEPSTPATSVVPETSTSVDVPEPPSTVEVTTPPQEQPSVDTPTVQPEN from the coding sequence ATGCCCTTTGCGTATATCCTTTATTCAGCCTGGCGCTGGCTTCTGGACCCTGGAATTTCTTTAGCAATCTACTTAGTAATCGCATTCCTTATTCCCCGCATTGGACGTTTTGCAATCAGGTTTTTTACACGACGTGTTGACCTGGACGAGCAAGATTCCAAAACTCGGCTGGCATTAGTCGGTACTGCGGTGTACATGGCGCAGCTCGTGGCATATTTCTTCTTGATCGTCGCGGTCTTGAACTCGCTTGGCGTGCCGCTTGCGGGTGCTGCGATTCCCGCGACTGTCATTTCAGCCGCAGTTGGTCTTGGCGCACAAAGCATTATTGCGGACTTTCTGGCTGGTTTTTTTATCCTTTCAGAAAAACAATTTGGTGTTGGCGACTGGGTGGCGTTCCAAGGACCTGGAGTCAATATTGAAGGTGACGTAATTCAGATCACAATGCGCGCCACAAAAGTGCGAACCCTTCAAGGCGAAACAGTAATTATTCCCAATAGCACCGCTCGCGTTTGTGTCAACCACTCAAATATTTGGGCACGTGCAGTAGTTATTATCCCAGTACCACTTTTGGGATCCACATCCATTCATGAAGCAATTTCACGTTCCGAGCGAGCTGCTCGGCGGGCGCTTGCTCGGCCAGATATCGCTCCAGATGTCACTGGCGAACTCGATGTTCATCCGGCGGTGGGCATCTCTCAGCCAACTACGGTGGGTATGCCCTGGCTTGTTGAAATGCGCTTTATTGTGCAAGTAAACCCGGCTCGACAATGGGCTGTGGAACGTGCAATACGCACCTGCATTTTGGATGAGTTCTGGGAAGAATATGGCTCAGCAACGACTACTTCAGGCGCAGTCCGAAATAAACTCGAGCGCGAAGCCCCTGTAGTTTTAGAGCGCGTATTCACCAAAGAACCGAAAATTGATGTTCCGATCCCTTCACCCGACACTGCAACATTTTCTGCACCAAAGCGCAATAAAGAAGCGAGCCGGGATGATATTTCGGTAGAAAACCCAGAAAACGCTCCTATAGACGAGCAAGAATCAATGGAGCCAGAAGGCGTTTTCCGTACCGTCACTTACCCATCACGGTTTGCGCGGTTTTTCTCGTTTGGCGGCCGTGTTCGACCGTCCACTACTGGCCTTTTCGCGATTTTATTTGGTCTGTTTATTTTAAAGGGCTTTACTGTTGAAGCTGGAGAAGAGTGGGAGGACTCACGCGGATGGCTTGCCCCAACGGCAGCTACGAAGACCACCACCACTCCAAAAACATCGGAAACTCCAACCAGTGAAGAAAGCACCGTCACCCAAGAGACCCCAACAACGATAGTCTCGACCACCCCTACGCCTACAACTGCTTCCGTAACCCCTACAGAGCCTTCAACTCCGGCCACTTCCGTTGTTCCCGAGACGTCGACAAGCGTTGACGTGCCAGAGCCTCCATCTACAGTTGAGGTAACAACGCCGCCGCAAGAACAGCCAAGCGTTGACACCCCCACCGTACAACCCGAGAATTAA
- the ilvC gene encoding ketol-acid reductoisomerase gives MAIELLYDADSDLSIIQDRKVAIIGYGSQGHAHAQCLRDSGVEVVIGLREGSKSADKAREAGFEVKTNAEAAAWADLVMLLAPDTSQATIFANDIAPNLNDGDALFFGHGLNIHFGLIEPAKNITVGMVAPKGPGHLVRRQFVDGKGVPCLIAVAQDPTGNGKELALSYAAAIGGARAGVIPTTFKEETETDLFGEQAVLCGGLEYLMMAGFEVLTEAGYSPELAYFEVLHEMKLIVDLVWEGGIGNMNYSVSDTAEFGGYIAGPQIIDESAKERMKKVLSDIQDGTFVKQLLANVEGGNKELEGKRAEIAAHPIEETGAKLRDLMSWVKNPLDATA, from the coding sequence ATGGCTATTGAACTGCTATACGATGCAGATTCCGATCTGTCTATTATCCAAGACCGTAAAGTCGCCATTATTGGTTACGGCTCCCAAGGTCACGCTCATGCTCAATGTTTGCGTGATTCCGGTGTTGAAGTTGTGATCGGTCTCCGCGAAGGTTCAAAATCGGCAGATAAGGCTCGTGAGGCCGGCTTTGAAGTAAAGACAAATGCGGAAGCAGCTGCTTGGGCAGACCTGGTCATGTTGCTTGCCCCCGATACCTCACAGGCAACGATCTTTGCTAACGACATCGCACCAAACCTCAATGATGGTGATGCATTGTTCTTTGGGCATGGTCTGAATATTCACTTTGGACTTATTGAACCGGCCAAGAACATTACCGTTGGTATGGTGGCGCCAAAGGGGCCAGGCCACCTGGTTCGTCGTCAATTTGTTGATGGTAAGGGCGTTCCGTGTCTGATCGCCGTTGCGCAGGACCCAACTGGAAATGGCAAAGAACTCGCATTGTCCTATGCGGCGGCAATTGGTGGTGCACGTGCAGGTGTTATCCCTACAACCTTTAAAGAAGAAACCGAGACTGACCTTTTTGGTGAACAAGCCGTACTCTGTGGTGGCTTGGAATACTTAATGATGGCAGGCTTTGAAGTCCTTACCGAGGCTGGTTACTCTCCAGAACTTGCATACTTCGAGGTCCTTCATGAAATGAAGCTAATTGTTGATCTCGTCTGGGAAGGCGGCATTGGCAATATGAATTACTCAGTTTCTGATACCGCAGAATTCGGTGGTTATATTGCTGGACCGCAGATCATCGATGAAAGTGCAAAGGAACGCATGAAGAAAGTGCTTTCCGACATTCAAGACGGTACCTTTGTAAAGCAACTGCTCGCCAATGTAGAAGGCGGCAATAAAGAACTTGAAGGTAAGCGTGCTGAAATCGCAGCGCATCCAATCGAAGAGACTGGTGCAAAACTGCGTGACCTTATGTCTTGGGTGAAAAACCCACTTGATGCAACAGCCTAA
- a CDS encoding PH domain-containing protein produces the protein MSSNPMTFRPERTHLLAAGVLFLICLLVFGAKPELLFWLPFLPLIFVIWVLRSATVIHEHGIEVRYAFSKGHTIAWENFAGIGFKRAQAFARTTDDSEFSLPGISFNSLPKLAEASNGRIPDVLTAGRAAAHNKVVVIQRDGRQVLKPREDADQAEQPSQQPEQPKD, from the coding sequence ATGAGTTCGAATCCGATGACCTTTCGTCCCGAACGAACCCACCTCCTGGCTGCAGGGGTGCTCTTTCTTATATGCCTGCTGGTATTCGGGGCAAAGCCCGAACTCCTTTTTTGGCTACCCTTCCTGCCATTGATATTTGTAATTTGGGTCCTAAGATCCGCAACTGTTATTCATGAGCATGGAATAGAAGTGCGCTATGCTTTCTCCAAAGGCCACACCATTGCCTGGGAAAATTTCGCCGGAATCGGTTTTAAACGCGCACAGGCATTCGCACGAACCACCGACGATTCGGAATTTTCTTTGCCTGGGATTAGCTTTAATTCACTACCAAAACTCGCTGAAGCTTCCAATGGGCGCATACCCGATGTGCTCACCGCAGGACGCGCTGCCGCTCATAATAAAGTCGTTGTAATCCAACGCGATGGTCGGCAAGTATTAAAGCCACGGGAAGACGCGGATCAAGCCGAACAGCCTTCCCAGCAGCCAGAACAGCCCAAAGACTGA